The following are encoded in a window of Streptomyces sp. 11x1 genomic DNA:
- a CDS encoding Y4yA family PLP-dependent enzyme, giving the protein MRVPLYLQPRLEPPLSSLLDDVPFLHSLVDALGSPLDVLLPDRIAKNAGDFHSVYRKHHLTGRVYFAHKANQSSSLVRRLAAAEPSAVGVDVASLGELRHVLGCGVTPDRIMATGPKDPEFLWLAARTGVTVNIDSPGELEQLARLIRDFSLPRADVLLRLSEFEAATGPGASGVKTLSRRSRFGTPLREVGPLLDTVERHQDTVRLTGVAYHLDTTGLAEKATALEQCVAVMDECRARGLDPRVIDIGGGFGVGYLADAGQWERYTTELAGAVLGTRPALTWRGHGYGLRNEGGTLRGAPALYPAHRPTAGPGYLDELLSHPAPSSGRPLGALLLEHLYDLYCEPGRALVDQCGLSLARVLDVRPAGPDSGDLLVRLGMNAGDVSLEEHGVLVDPVLLPRTGTAATEDVGADGPVGVYLVGNLCLEADLITRRKVFLPRLPHAGDLLAFANTAGYAMDFHAHRAQRQPTARTVAVVRDGDSWRWCPDEGYWPTTRPRGPVS; this is encoded by the coding sequence CTGGACGACGTGCCCTTCCTCCACTCCCTCGTCGACGCGCTCGGCTCCCCGCTCGATGTGCTGCTGCCCGACCGCATCGCCAAGAACGCGGGCGATTTCCACAGTGTCTACCGCAAGCACCACCTCACCGGGCGGGTGTACTTCGCACACAAGGCAAACCAGTCCAGCTCCCTGGTACGCAGGTTGGCCGCGGCCGAACCCTCGGCGGTCGGCGTCGACGTCGCCTCCCTGGGTGAGCTGCGACACGTCCTGGGATGCGGCGTCACCCCGGACCGGATCATGGCCACCGGGCCCAAGGACCCGGAGTTCCTGTGGCTCGCCGCCCGTACCGGCGTCACCGTGAACATCGACTCGCCTGGCGAGCTCGAACAACTGGCCAGGCTCATACGAGATTTCTCCCTGCCCCGGGCCGATGTCCTACTGCGGCTGTCCGAGTTCGAGGCAGCCACCGGCCCCGGTGCCTCCGGGGTGAAGACGCTCTCGCGCCGCAGCCGCTTCGGCACACCGTTGCGGGAGGTGGGCCCTCTCCTCGACACGGTTGAACGGCACCAGGACACCGTCCGGCTGACCGGTGTCGCCTACCACCTGGACACGACCGGCCTGGCGGAGAAGGCGACCGCGCTGGAGCAATGTGTCGCCGTCATGGACGAGTGCCGCGCCCGCGGACTGGACCCGCGCGTCATCGACATCGGCGGCGGCTTCGGGGTCGGCTATCTCGCGGACGCCGGCCAGTGGGAGCGCTACACCACCGAGCTGGCGGGCGCGGTGCTGGGCACCCGCCCCGCCCTGACCTGGCGCGGACACGGCTACGGTCTGCGCAACGAAGGCGGCACGCTGCGCGGGGCGCCGGCGCTCTATCCGGCCCATCGCCCCACGGCCGGCCCCGGCTATCTCGACGAGCTCCTCTCCCACCCCGCCCCCTCCTCGGGCCGCCCACTCGGCGCCCTCCTCCTGGAACACCTCTACGACCTGTACTGCGAGCCGGGGCGGGCGCTCGTCGACCAGTGCGGGCTCTCGCTGGCGCGGGTGCTCGACGTGCGCCCTGCCGGCCCGGACTCCGGTGACCTCCTGGTGCGCCTCGGCATGAACGCCGGCGACGTGAGCCTGGAGGAGCACGGCGTCCTCGTCGATCCCGTCCTTCTCCCCCGCACCGGAACGGCCGCAACGGAAGACGTCGGCGCCGACGGGCCGGTGGGGGTCTACCTGGTCGGCAATCTGTGCCTGGAGGCCGACCTGATCACACGCAGAAAGGTGTTCCTGCCCCGGCTGCCACACGCCGGCGACCTGCTGGCGTTCGCCAACACCGCGGGCTACGCCATGGACTTCCACGCTCACCGAGCGCAGCGGCAGCCGACCGCCCGGACGGTCGCCGTCGTACGCGACGGGGACTCCTGGCGCTGGTGTCCGGACGAGGGGTACTGGCCGACCACACGGCCGAGAGGACCGGTGTCATGA
- a CDS encoding aminotransferase class V-fold PLP-dependent enzyme, whose translation MLHDGLTHELRELADWQRELREQFPIITGHPELVYLDSAATSQKPRAVLAAAQTYLTTANANAGRGTYPWANGTTAMVERTRQRVKVFLGDPAPERSGVHFTSGTTEGLRAVARDWLADQLTDGDEIIVPFADHQANLEPWLETQRLLEQRGITVRLRALPYQTASGDYDHRALTGMVNPRTRFVAATHIHHVYGGDMNVHRIREAVGPDVPICLDAAQSVGHRPVSVGELDVDFVVFSGHKALALPGSGSVWARNARGPQFRPGGWHGTPNTVGIATLEAALDWLDAAGTGRIARWTTALTARFTDRLRHLTSYEILGCQAGLAADSPVQRRHGIVTFRHHDIPSDDLGFILFSHGFMVRADSLCQAGADPRDGAVRISLHVYNTAKEVDCLLSVLGSLD comes from the coding sequence ATGCTCCACGACGGACTCACCCATGAACTGCGGGAACTGGCAGACTGGCAGCGGGAACTGCGGGAACAGTTCCCCATCATCACTGGCCATCCGGAGCTGGTGTATCTGGACAGCGCGGCCACCTCGCAGAAGCCACGCGCCGTCCTCGCCGCCGCGCAGACGTATCTGACGACGGCCAACGCCAATGCCGGGCGAGGAACCTACCCGTGGGCCAACGGGACGACGGCGATGGTCGAACGCACCCGACAGCGCGTCAAGGTTTTCCTCGGCGACCCCGCCCCCGAGCGCTCCGGCGTCCACTTCACCAGCGGTACCACGGAGGGGCTGCGGGCTGTCGCCCGCGACTGGCTTGCCGACCAGCTGACCGACGGCGACGAGATCATCGTCCCCTTCGCCGACCACCAGGCGAACCTGGAACCCTGGCTGGAGACCCAGCGGCTGCTCGAACAGCGCGGCATCACCGTGCGCCTGCGCGCTCTGCCGTACCAGACGGCCTCCGGAGACTACGACCACCGGGCCCTGACCGGGATGGTCAACCCGCGCACCCGCTTCGTCGCCGCCACGCACATCCACCACGTCTACGGCGGCGACATGAACGTCCACCGCATCAGGGAGGCCGTCGGCCCCGACGTGCCGATCTGTCTCGACGCCGCCCAGAGCGTCGGTCATCGGCCCGTGTCCGTGGGCGAACTCGACGTGGACTTCGTGGTCTTCTCCGGGCACAAGGCACTGGCTCTGCCCGGCTCCGGATCCGTCTGGGCCCGCAACGCACGCGGGCCGCAGTTCCGGCCCGGCGGCTGGCACGGCACCCCCAACACCGTCGGCATCGCCACCCTTGAAGCCGCGCTCGACTGGTTGGACGCCGCGGGTACGGGCCGGATCGCGCGCTGGACCACCGCCCTCACCGCCCGGTTCACCGACCGGCTCCGCCACCTGACCTCCTACGAGATCCTGGGCTGCCAGGCAGGTCTGGCAGCCGACTCACCCGTGCAGCGGCGCCACGGCATCGTCACCTTCAGGCACCACGACATCCCCTCCGACGATCTCGGGTTCATCCTGTTCAGCCATGGATTCATGGTGCGGGCGGACAGCCTGTGCCAGGCCGGCGCGGACCCCCGGGACGGTGCGGTGCGCATCAGCCTCCACGTCTACAACACGGCGAAGGAGGTCGACTGCCTGCTGTCCGTCCTCGGATCGTTGGACTGA
- a CDS encoding pyridoxal-phosphate dependent enzyme translates to MRYDSITEAIGNTPLVRIDPAVHGLRRIDLYAKLEMLNPFGSVKDRAAWNMARPGLAEAAERGATVVELSSGNTAKALALLAGMHGLRFKSVTNRMRVPEIKDLLLLLGAEIEELPGQSECLDPTDTEDPLTRFHQALAEDGSAYLHTDQYFNPRNTEAHAAGTGPEIVKDLDGRAPDWFIACVGTAGSSTGVARALREHDPGVRVVGLVAHKSDFIPGIRTIDEVHQVGLFDPATYDTMESVTADQAIDGMLTLIRHCGLLAGPTGGAAYHGAVRHLRAMDAELEESGTADRRTAVFIVCDRAESYLSYVRQRRPELLGRPPQKNSARALTEAEVQARAQVVDTDDALRWIADGRPRPLVIDLRGPRAFAALHIDGSVNIVDELFDELVRGGLPFSKRQPVLLACPVGEKSARYAALLTRMGHPDVRSLSGGIVAWRDAGAPLVRD, encoded by the coding sequence ATGAGGTACGACAGCATCACGGAGGCAATCGGCAACACGCCGCTGGTACGCATCGATCCGGCCGTGCACGGCCTGCGCCGCATCGACCTGTACGCCAAACTGGAGATGCTCAACCCCTTCGGCTCGGTCAAGGACCGAGCCGCGTGGAACATGGCACGCCCCGGTCTGGCCGAGGCAGCGGAGCGCGGGGCGACCGTCGTGGAACTGTCGAGCGGCAACACCGCAAAGGCCCTGGCTCTGCTCGCGGGGATGCACGGGCTGCGCTTCAAGAGCGTCACCAACCGGATGCGGGTACCGGAGATCAAGGACCTGCTTCTGCTGCTGGGCGCGGAGATCGAGGAGTTGCCCGGGCAGAGCGAGTGCCTCGACCCGACCGACACCGAGGACCCGCTGACCCGCTTCCACCAGGCCCTCGCCGAGGACGGCAGCGCATATCTGCACACCGACCAGTACTTCAACCCGCGCAACACCGAAGCGCACGCGGCGGGCACCGGACCGGAGATCGTCAAGGACCTGGACGGACGGGCACCTGACTGGTTCATCGCGTGCGTGGGCACCGCCGGCTCGTCGACCGGGGTGGCCCGGGCGCTGCGCGAGCATGACCCCGGGGTACGCGTGGTAGGACTGGTCGCCCACAAGTCGGACTTCATCCCCGGCATCCGCACCATCGACGAGGTCCACCAGGTCGGACTCTTCGACCCGGCGACGTACGACACGATGGAGTCGGTGACCGCCGACCAGGCCATCGACGGCATGCTGACCCTGATCCGCCACTGCGGGCTGCTGGCCGGACCCACCGGAGGCGCCGCCTATCACGGCGCGGTACGACATCTGCGTGCCATGGACGCGGAGTTGGAAGAGTCCGGAACGGCCGATCGCCGGACGGCGGTCTTCATCGTCTGCGACCGGGCGGAAAGCTATCTGAGCTACGTACGGCAGCGCCGCCCCGAACTCCTGGGCCGGCCGCCCCAGAAGAACTCGGCGAGAGCGCTCACCGAAGCCGAGGTACAGGCGCGGGCACAGGTCGTCGACACCGACGACGCCTTGCGCTGGATCGCGGACGGGCGGCCCCGGCCGCTGGTGATCGACCTGCGCGGGCCGCGGGCGTTTGCCGCGCTGCACATCGACGGATCGGTCAACATCGTGGACGAACTGTTCGACGAACTCGTACGGGGCGGTCTACCGTTCAGCAAGCGACAGCCGGTGCTGCTGGCCTGCCCGGTCGGCGAGAAGTCCGCCCGCTACGCCGCGCTGCTGACCCGCATGGGCCATCCGGACGTGCGCAGCCTGTCCGGCGGCATCGTCGCCTGGCGGGACGCGGGCGCCCCACTGGTGCGGGACTGA